In Sphingomonas sp. R1, a single genomic region encodes these proteins:
- the arsC gene encoding arsenate reductase (glutaredoxin) (This arsenate reductase requires both glutathione and glutaredoxin to convert arsenate to arsenite, after which the efflux transporter formed by ArsA and ArsB can extrude the arsenite from the cell, providing resistance.) encodes MKATIYHNPRCSKSREALAILTDAGAEVAVIEYLKTPPSRETLAELYQRAGMTAREGLRIAEDAAKPLKGADDDTILDAMAANPILIERPLVVTERGVRLGRPPEKVREIL; translated from the coding sequence GTGAAGGCGACGATCTACCACAACCCGCGCTGCTCCAAGTCGCGCGAGGCGCTGGCGATCCTCACGGACGCCGGCGCCGAGGTGGCGGTGATCGAGTATCTGAAGACCCCGCCGAGCCGCGAGACGCTGGCAGAGCTGTACCAGCGCGCGGGCATGACCGCGCGCGAGGGCCTGCGTATCGCCGAGGACGCCGCCAAGCCGCTGAAAGGTGCCGACGACGACACCATCCTCGACGCGATGGCCGCCAACCCGATCCTGATCGAGCGCCCGCTCGTGGTGACGGAGCGCGGCGTGCGGCTGGGTCGCCCGCCCGAGAAGGTGCGGGAGATCCTGTAA
- a CDS encoding SDR family oxidoreductase: MYAVTGASGQLGRLVVESLLGKVAPGEVVALVRDPDSLADLAARGVTVRAFDYDVAETLAPGLAGVTRLLLISGNAIGSRVPQHKAVIDAAKAAGVQLIAYTSILRAQTSPLQLAAEHKATEELLAASGVPHALLRNGWYTENYLMAAGAAIAHWALIGSAGDGVVSAASRADYAEAAAVVLTRGEAGTFELAGDSGFTLGDLAAALSEIAGKPIPFQNLPQADYAKALEGAGLPAPFAAILADSDARAAEGALFDDTRTLSGLIGRPTTPWRETIAAGVQG; encoded by the coding sequence ATGTACGCCGTTACCGGAGCCTCGGGCCAGCTCGGCCGCCTCGTCGTTGAATCGCTGCTGGGCAAGGTCGCACCGGGCGAGGTCGTCGCGCTGGTGCGCGATCCCGATAGCCTCGCCGATCTCGCCGCCAGGGGCGTGACGGTGCGCGCGTTCGACTATGATGTGGCCGAAACCCTGGCGCCGGGGCTGGCGGGCGTGACCCGGCTGCTGCTGATTTCGGGCAATGCCATCGGCAGCCGCGTGCCGCAGCACAAGGCGGTGATCGACGCGGCCAAGGCAGCGGGCGTGCAGCTGATCGCCTATACCAGCATCCTGCGTGCGCAGACCTCACCATTGCAGCTCGCCGCCGAGCACAAGGCGACCGAGGAACTGCTGGCGGCCAGCGGCGTGCCGCACGCCCTGCTGCGCAACGGCTGGTACACCGAGAATTATCTGATGGCTGCCGGGGCGGCGATTGCCCATTGGGCGCTCATCGGCAGCGCGGGCGACGGCGTGGTCTCGGCGGCATCGCGTGCCGATTATGCCGAGGCGGCGGCCGTGGTGCTGACCCGCGGCGAGGCGGGGACATTCGAGCTCGCCGGCGATAGCGGCTTCACGCTGGGGGACTTGGCCGCAGCGCTGTCGGAAATCGCCGGCAAGCCGATCCCGTTCCAGAACCTGCCCCAGGCCGACTATGCCAAGGCGCTGGAAGGCGCCGGCCTGCCGGCGCCCTTTGCGGCGATCCTGGCGGACAGCGATGCGCGGGCGGCCGAGGGGGCACTGTTCGACGATACCCGCACGCTGTCCGGGCTGATCGGCCGGCCGACCACGCCGTGGCGCGAGACCATCGCGGCGGGGGTGCAGGGATGA
- a CDS encoding winged helix-turn-helix transcriptional regulator → MRTLAAMMDRGDVFATDCPSRAVLKRITSSWGLLVLVALRDGTRRFSELRRRVNGVSERMLAQTLQQLEAHHLVVRRSLPVVPPHVEYSLTPLGHEAAAKVEDLVEWIQANLGELMPTAMDEAAE, encoded by the coding sequence GTGCGTACCCTCGCCGCGATGATGGATCGCGGCGACGTGTTCGCTACCGATTGCCCGTCGCGCGCGGTGCTCAAGCGGATCACCAGCAGCTGGGGCCTGCTCGTGCTGGTCGCGCTGCGGGACGGTACCCGCCGCTTCAGCGAACTCCGCCGCCGGGTGAACGGGGTGAGCGAACGCATGCTCGCCCAGACGCTCCAGCAGCTGGAGGCGCATCATCTGGTGGTGCGCCGCAGCCTGCCGGTGGTGCCCCCGCATGTCGAATACAGCCTCACCCCGCTCGGCCACGAAGCGGCGGCGAAGGTCGAGGATCTGGTCGAGTGGATCCAGGCCAACCTGGGCGAGCTGATGCCGACGGCGATGGACGAGGCGGCGGAGTAA
- a CDS encoding CidA/LrgA family protein yields the protein MTAAIATLLLCQLLGEGLHLLAGLPLPGPVIGMFLLLGWLLLRPGERPRLVQVSAWLTAHLSVMFVPAAVGLIEEGPVLAKNGVAIIVATLASTLLTMIVTALVFRWALARAEHGA from the coding sequence ATGACCGCCGCCATCGCCACCCTGCTCCTCTGCCAGCTGCTCGGCGAGGGCCTCCACCTACTCGCCGGGCTGCCGCTGCCGGGGCCCGTGATCGGCATGTTCCTGCTGCTCGGCTGGCTGCTGCTGCGCCCCGGCGAGCGCCCGCGCCTGGTGCAGGTCTCCGCCTGGCTTACCGCGCATCTCTCGGTGATGTTCGTCCCCGCCGCGGTCGGCCTGATCGAGGAGGGCCCGGTGCTGGCGAAGAACGGCGTCGCGATCATCGTTGCCACGCTCGCCTCGACCCTGCTGACCATGATCGTGACCGCGCTGGTCTTCCGCTGGGCGCTCGCGCGGGCGGAGCATGGCGCATGA
- a CDS encoding LrgB family protein translates to MTGLWHTLQATPLLWLAVTLLVFEGADRLSIRSNRHPLCHPVLTATPVLILVLIATRTAYPVYARNTAMLSFLLGPATVGLAVPLWRNRGLIRRAAGPLLLALFAGSLTAILSVTGIVLAFGGSAQILATVAPRSVTTPVAMALASQLGGIPALAAVVVLIAGVFGAMVASPLLDLLRIRDSRVRGFATGVAAHGIGMARAFQVSELGGTFAGVGMALNAAMTALLLTLWAVL, encoded by the coding sequence ATGACCGGCCTCTGGCACACGCTCCAGGCAACGCCGCTGCTGTGGCTCGCCGTCACCTTGCTGGTGTTCGAGGGCGCCGATCGCCTGTCGATCCGCAGCAACCGCCACCCGCTCTGCCATCCGGTACTCACCGCGACGCCGGTGCTGATCCTGGTGCTGATCGCCACCCGCACGGCATACCCGGTCTATGCCCGGAACACCGCGATGCTCAGCTTTCTGCTCGGCCCCGCGACGGTGGGCCTGGCGGTCCCGCTGTGGCGCAATCGCGGGCTGATCCGCCGCGCCGCCGGGCCGCTGCTGCTCGCGCTGTTCGCCGGTTCGCTGACCGCGATCCTGAGCGTCACCGGCATCGTCCTGGCGTTCGGCGGCAGCGCGCAGATCCTCGCGACCGTCGCCCCGCGCTCGGTGACGACGCCGGTGGCGATGGCGCTGGCGAGCCAGCTGGGCGGCATTCCCGCGCTGGCGGCGGTGGTGGTGCTGATCGCCGGGGTGTTCGGCGCGATGGTCGCCTCGCCGCTGCTCGACCTGCTGCGCATCCGCGACTCCCGCGTGCGTGGCTTCGCCACCGGCGTCGCCGCGCACGGCATCGGCATGGCCCGCGCGTTTCAGGTCTCGGAGCTGGGCGGCACCTTCGCGGGCGTCGGCATGGCGCTGAATGCCGCGATGACCGCGCTGCTGCTCACGCTGTGGGCGGTGCTGTAG
- a CDS encoding PAS domain-containing protein — MPMPILPLLAHGLRAGDPLVPLPAAWECDLATNALRWSAGVYELFGFPPGSLVTRDEAVTMYTPESAALLEQVRSRAVAEGSSFTIDVTIRRRDGALRKMRLTADVECVDGKPVRLYGTKQDVTDE; from the coding sequence ATGCCTATGCCCATCCTGCCGCTCCTTGCCCATGGACTGCGCGCCGGCGATCCGCTGGTCCCGCTGCCCGCGGCCTGGGAGTGCGACCTGGCGACAAACGCGCTGCGCTGGTCGGCCGGCGTGTACGAGCTGTTCGGCTTCCCGCCCGGGTCCCTGGTGACGCGCGACGAGGCGGTGACGATGTACACCCCCGAATCGGCGGCGCTGCTCGAACAGGTCCGCAGCCGTGCGGTGGCGGAGGGAAGCAGCTTCACCATCGACGTGACGATCCGCCGCCGCGACGGCGCGCTGCGCAAGATGCGGCTGACGGCGGATGTGGAGTGCGTGGACGGAAAGCCCGTGCGGCTCTACGGCACCAAGCAGGACGTGACGGACGAGTAA
- the purL gene encoding phosphoribosylformylglycinamidine synthase subunit PurL, whose translation MTQITPEIVAEHGLSPEEYDRVLKALGREPNLTELGIFSVMWSEHCSYKSSRIHLKKLPTTGPQVICGPGENAGVVDIGDGQAAIFKMESHNHPSYIEPYQGAATGVGGILRDVFTMGARPIANMNALRFGRPDHPKMKHLIAGVVHGIGGYGNCVGVPTVGGEVNFHPAYDGNILVNAMTVGIADTDKIFYSAASGVGNPIVYVGSKTGRDGIHGATMASADFGEDSEEKRPTVQVGDPFTEKLLIEACLELMASDAIVAIQDMGAAGLTSSSVEMASKGGVGIELVMDDVPQRETGMTPYEMMLSESQERMLMVLKPGREDFAEAIFRKWELDFAVIGHVTDTGRMVLKWKGDVVCDIPLAPLADEAPLYDRPHVPTPKQPELQNVPECTDPAADLVKLMGSPDIASRRWIWEQYDHMVGGDTVQRPGGDAAVVRVHGTDKGLAITTDCTPRYCFADPVEGGKQAIAEAWRNLSAVGATPLAVTNCLNFANPQRPEIMGQIVGCLEGMSDACRALDFPIVSGNVSLYNESKATGGGSAILPTPAIGAIGLLKDWQKNCTIAFKGTGDVIIAVGERGGHLGQSIWLREICGREEGPPPPVDLMMERRTGAFIRSAICGGAITACHDVADGGLAVAVAEMALASNIGAILDQPQPFGVAGSWFGEDQGLYVVTVKDEALADFLVAADKAGLAADPIGRTIANRIIFELEEGDFCVSLDDLRTAHEGFFPALMGSVETAA comes from the coding sequence ATGACCCAGATCACGCCCGAGATCGTGGCCGAGCACGGCCTGTCGCCCGAAGAATATGACCGCGTCCTGAAGGCGCTCGGTCGCGAGCCGAACCTGACCGAGCTCGGCATCTTCTCGGTGATGTGGTCCGAGCATTGCAGCTACAAGTCCAGCCGCATCCACCTGAAGAAGCTGCCGACCACCGGCCCGCAGGTCATCTGCGGCCCGGGTGAGAATGCCGGCGTGGTCGATATCGGCGACGGCCAGGCGGCGATCTTCAAGATGGAGAGCCACAACCACCCGTCCTATATCGAGCCCTATCAGGGCGCGGCGACCGGCGTGGGCGGCATCCTGCGCGACGTGTTCACCATGGGCGCGCGCCCGATTGCCAACATGAACGCGCTGCGCTTCGGCCGGCCCGATCATCCCAAGATGAAGCACCTGATCGCCGGCGTCGTCCATGGCATCGGCGGCTATGGCAATTGCGTGGGCGTGCCGACGGTGGGCGGCGAGGTGAACTTCCACCCCGCCTATGACGGCAACATCCTGGTCAACGCGATGACCGTCGGCATCGCCGATACCGACAAGATCTTCTATTCGGCGGCCTCGGGCGTCGGCAATCCGATCGTCTATGTCGGCTCCAAGACCGGCCGCGACGGCATCCACGGCGCCACCATGGCGAGCGCGGATTTCGGCGAGGACTCGGAGGAGAAGCGCCCCACCGTCCAGGTCGGCGATCCGTTCACCGAGAAGCTGCTGATCGAGGCCTGCCTCGAGCTGATGGCCTCGGACGCGATCGTCGCGATCCAGGACATGGGCGCCGCCGGCCTCACCTCGTCCAGCGTCGAGATGGCGTCCAAGGGCGGCGTCGGCATCGAGCTGGTGATGGACGACGTCCCCCAGCGCGAAACCGGCATGACGCCCTATGAGATGATGCTCTCCGAGTCCCAGGAGCGCATGCTGATGGTGCTCAAGCCCGGCCGCGAGGATTTCGCGGAAGCGATCTTCCGCAAGTGGGAGCTCGATTTCGCGGTGATCGGCCATGTGACGGACACCGGCCGCATGGTGCTCAAGTGGAAGGGCGACGTGGTGTGCGACATCCCGCTCGCCCCGCTCGCCGACGAGGCGCCGCTCTACGATCGCCCGCACGTGCCGACGCCCAAGCAGCCCGAGCTGCAGAACGTGCCCGAATGCACCGATCCCGCCGCCGATCTCGTCAAGCTGATGGGCTCGCCGGACATCGCCAGCCGCCGCTGGATCTGGGAGCAGTATGACCACATGGTCGGCGGCGACACCGTGCAGCGCCCGGGCGGCGACGCCGCGGTCGTCCGCGTCCACGGCACCGACAAGGGCCTGGCGATCACCACCGATTGCACCCCGCGCTATTGCTTCGCGGATCCCGTAGAGGGCGGCAAGCAGGCGATTGCGGAAGCGTGGCGCAACCTCTCCGCGGTGGGCGCAACCCCGCTGGCGGTGACCAACTGCCTCAACTTCGCCAACCCGCAGCGCCCCGAGATCATGGGCCAGATCGTCGGCTGCCTCGAAGGCATGAGCGACGCCTGCCGCGCGCTCGACTTCCCGATCGTCTCGGGCAATGTCAGCCTCTACAACGAGAGCAAGGCGACTGGCGGCGGCTCGGCGATCCTGCCGACCCCGGCGATCGGCGCGATCGGCCTGCTCAAGGACTGGCAGAAGAACTGCACCATCGCCTTCAAGGGCACCGGGGACGTGATCATCGCGGTCGGCGAGCGCGGCGGCCATCTCGGCCAGTCGATCTGGCTGCGCGAGATCTGCGGCCGCGAGGAAGGCCCGCCCCCGCCCGTCGACCTGATGATGGAGCGCCGCACCGGCGCGTTCATCCGCTCGGCGATCTGCGGCGGCGCGATCACCGCCTGCCATGACGTCGCGGACGGCGGCCTGGCGGTCGCGGTCGCCGAAATGGCGCTGGCCTCGAACATCGGCGCGATCCTCGATCAGCCCCAGCCCTTCGGCGTCGCCGGCAGCTGGTTCGGCGAGGACCAGGGCCTGTATGTAGTGACGGTGAAGGACGAGGCGCTTGCCGACTTCCTGGTCGCCGCCGACAAGGCCGGCCTCGCCGCCGATCCGATCGGCCGCACCATCGCCAACCGCATCATCTTCGAGCTGGAGGAAGGCGATTTCTGCGTCAGCCTCGACGATCTGCGCACCGCGCATGAAGGCTTCTTCCCCGCGCTGATGGGTTCGGTCGAAACGGCCGCGTAA
- a CDS encoding sensor histidine kinase, with amino-acid sequence MLVPMSMVGDQAGGGAIPLPRGAAPGRVLEGVRPRLLAAALLAAGIFAADSFTRFHSGIATLYVLVLLIAGNRTPRHSLLAWSLACAALAVGSFAIAHGDAPSVDAALRLMVSLAANAVTTALILHRAALDARMAQEERRYATMTDTLAIAIWEHDFRPVADAIAQLRAGGVTDLPAYLRANPAFVAATRRLVRITDVNQTALDLMGVPSKAAFFRRLGDFLPETDASFADCILAIDERRAMFQAETQVHAADGTPIDILVAFSLAPGTTLERVPGSILDIRQRKRLETTIERTRIELERVQRTAAIGAMSASIAHEINQPISAIQSYADAASRWLARPEPDLDEVRLSLAGLNRAVANMHAVIQRVRALVGGNRAALAPLGLGTLINETLVVVARDLDAHGARLTFTGSGDPPVLGDAILLQHLLLNLITNALQAMEGAGSPEPRIELDLTTDAACATLVLRDHGPGLDPALDQPFETFATTKPGGMGLGLSICRSILDLHGGRIALNTHPEGGARATIELPLAG; translated from the coding sequence ATGCTGGTCCCTATGTCGATGGTCGGGGATCAGGCCGGCGGCGGGGCGATCCCCCTGCCGCGCGGCGCGGCGCCTGGCCGCGTGCTGGAAGGGGTTCGCCCGCGCCTGCTCGCCGCCGCGCTGCTTGCCGCGGGCATCTTCGCCGCCGACAGCTTCACCCGCTTCCACAGCGGGATCGCGACGCTCTACGTTCTCGTGCTGCTGATCGCGGGCAACCGCACCCCGCGCCACAGTCTGCTTGCCTGGTCGCTCGCCTGCGCGGCGCTGGCGGTGGGCAGCTTCGCGATCGCGCATGGCGATGCACCGAGTGTGGACGCGGCCCTGCGTCTGATGGTGAGCCTTGCCGCCAACGCGGTCACCACCGCGCTGATCCTCCACCGTGCCGCGCTCGACGCGCGCATGGCGCAGGAGGAGCGCCGCTACGCAACCATGACCGATACGCTGGCCATCGCCATCTGGGAACATGACTTCCGCCCCGTGGCCGATGCGATCGCCCAGCTCCGGGCCGGCGGCGTTACCGATCTGCCCGCCTATCTGCGCGCGAACCCGGCGTTCGTTGCCGCCACCCGCCGGCTGGTGCGGATCACCGACGTCAACCAGACCGCGCTGGATCTGATGGGCGTGCCGAGCAAGGCCGCCTTCTTCCGCAGGCTCGGTGACTTCCTTCCCGAAACCGACGCCAGCTTCGCCGACTGCATCCTGGCGATCGACGAGCGGCGCGCCATGTTCCAGGCCGAGACCCAGGTCCATGCCGCCGACGGGACGCCGATCGACATTCTCGTCGCGTTCAGCCTGGCGCCGGGCACCACGCTCGAACGCGTGCCCGGCAGCATCCTCGACATCCGCCAGCGCAAGCGGCTGGAAACGACGATCGAGCGTACCCGGATCGAGCTGGAGCGGGTGCAGCGGACCGCCGCGATCGGCGCCATGTCCGCATCGATCGCGCACGAGATCAACCAGCCGATCTCGGCGATCCAGAGCTATGCCGACGCCGCAAGCCGCTGGCTTGCCCGGCCCGAACCCGATCTGGACGAGGTGCGACTATCGCTGGCCGGGCTCAACCGGGCCGTGGCGAACATGCATGCGGTGATCCAGCGCGTTCGCGCGCTGGTCGGCGGCAACCGCGCCGCGCTGGCGCCGCTGGGGCTCGGCACGCTGATCAACGAGACGCTGGTCGTCGTCGCCCGCGACCTCGATGCACATGGCGCACGGCTGACCTTCACCGGCAGCGGCGATCCGCCCGTGCTCGGCGACGCGATTCTCCTCCAGCATCTGTTGCTCAACCTGATCACCAACGCGCTGCAGGCGATGGAAGGCGCCGGCAGCCCCGAGCCGCGGATCGAGCTGGACCTGACGACCGATGCCGCCTGCGCCACCCTGGTGCTGCGCGATCATGGCCCGGGGCTAGACCCCGCGCTGGACCAGCCGTTCGAAACCTTCGCGACCACCAAGCCCGGCGGCATGGGGCTGGGCCTGTCGATCTGCCGATCGATCCTCGATCTGCATGGCGGCCGCATCGCGCTGAACACCCATCCCGAAGGCGGCGCGCGGGCCACCATCGAACTGCCGCTGGCCGGCTGA
- a CDS encoding response regulator transcription factor, with product MHDCLIAVIDDDALVRDAAASLIRALGYRTATYPSADAYLAEATDAPACVLTDLQMPGRSGLELHAALRARGSAVPVILMTAYPTGDLRARVTALDLVALLDKPVDPTLLHDALAQATGG from the coding sequence GTGCACGATTGCCTGATTGCCGTGATCGACGACGACGCGCTGGTACGCGACGCCGCTGCCAGCCTGATCCGCGCGCTGGGCTATCGCACCGCGACCTATCCTTCGGCCGATGCCTATCTGGCGGAGGCGACGGACGCGCCGGCCTGCGTGCTGACCGACCTGCAAATGCCCGGCCGCTCCGGGCTGGAGCTGCACGCGGCACTGCGCGCGCGGGGATCGGCGGTGCCGGTGATCCTGATGACCGCCTACCCCACAGGCGATCTGCGTGCCCGCGTGACGGCGCTCGATCTGGTCGCGCTGCTCGACAAGCCGGTGGACCCGACGTTGCTGCACGATGCGCTGGCGCAGGCGACCGGCGGATGA
- a CDS encoding response regulator transcription factor, translating into MMPSPAAPARDAQPVVLIVDDDPLVRGSLDSLFRSVDFSVRNYGSAQELLDAVLPESPCCLVVDVRMPHIGGFECRDRLVERGIDLPVIFLTGHGDIPMSVKAMKGGAVDFLTKPFRDQDMLDAVNAGIARAAERRSAAQESAAMRARFATLTPRERQVMDGVVRGLLNKQIAGELGIAEITVKLHRASLMRKLGLRTVPDLVRAAEARTPAEAAA; encoded by the coding sequence ATGATGCCCAGCCCCGCCGCCCCGGCGCGCGACGCGCAGCCCGTCGTCCTCATCGTCGATGACGATCCGCTGGTGCGGGGCTCGCTCGACTCACTGTTCCGCTCGGTCGACTTTTCGGTGCGCAACTATGGCTCGGCGCAGGAACTGCTGGATGCGGTTCTGCCGGAATCGCCCTGCTGCCTCGTGGTCGACGTGCGCATGCCGCACATCGGCGGCTTCGAATGCCGCGATCGGCTGGTCGAGCGGGGCATCGATCTGCCGGTGATCTTCCTGACCGGCCACGGCGACATCCCGATGTCGGTCAAGGCGATGAAGGGCGGGGCGGTGGACTTCCTGACCAAGCCGTTCCGGGACCAGGACATGCTCGATGCGGTGAATGCCGGAATCGCGCGCGCCGCCGAGCGGCGGAGTGCCGCGCAGGAATCGGCAGCGATGCGCGCGCGCTTCGCGACACTGACCCCGCGCGAGCGACAGGTGATGGACGGTGTGGTGCGCGGCCTGCTCAACAAGCAGATCGCGGGCGAATTGGGCATTGCCGAAATCACCGTGAAGCTGCACCGCGCCAGCCTGATGCGCAAGCTGGGGCTGCGCACCGTGCCCGATCTGGTCCGCGCCGCAGAGGCCCGTACCCCCGCCGAGGCAGCTGCGTAG
- a CDS encoding MSCRAMM family adhesin SdrC, whose translation MQRRRWRRRCVRHACRTEPHPRHHAHAEPDADAHPGADAHPGADAHADANADADAHADAHANADAHANANADANAHSDADAHPDADAHANADAHPDADAHSDADAHPDADAHSDANAHSDADAHADADAHPHADAHANADAHSDADAHSDADAYPDPDTYPDADADAYPDTYPDADADAYPDTYPDADAYPDADADAHPDAHSNADAYPDTDAHTDARQRVAAVAHPDGELRQ comes from the coding sequence GTGCAGCGGCGGCGGTGGCGGCGGCGGTGTGTCCGGCACGCCTGCCGCACCGAACCCCACCCCCGACACCACGCCCACGCCGAGCCCGACGCCGACGCCCACCCCGGTGCCGACGCCCACCCCGGTGCCGACGCCCACGCCGACGCCAACGCCGACGCCGACGCCCACGCCGACGCCCACGCCAACGCCGACGCCCACGCCAACGCCAACGCCGACGCCAACGCCCACTCCGACGCCGACGCCCACCCCGACGCCGACGCCCACGCCAACGCCGACGCCCACCCCGACGCCGACGCCCACTCCGACGCCGACGCCCACCCCGACGCCGACGCCCACTCCGACGCCAACGCCCACTCCGACGCCGACGCCCACGCCGACGCCGACGCCCACCCCCACGCCGACGCCCACGCCAACGCCGACGCCCACTCCGACGCCGACGCCCACTCCGACGCCGACGCCTACCCCGACCCCGACACCTACCCCGACGCCGACGCCGACGCCTACCCCGACACCTACCCCGACGCCGACGCCGACGCCTACCCCGACACCTACCCCGACGCCGACGCCTACCCCGACGCCGACGCCGACGCCCACCCCGACGCCCACTCCAACGCCGACGCCTACCCCGACACCGACGCCCACACCGACGCCCGTCAACGCGTCGCTGCTGTCGCTCACCCAGACGGAGAGCTTCGCCAATGA